The genomic segment TTATACAAACACTTTGTTCTAATTGGGACAACCTTTCCTACATTCTTGCGTTTTTGGGATAATCTGTCTATTGATTTTAACATTTCACCCTCTTTTTATCCCTAAAACAACTCTTTTTTGAAAGGAATTTCACGTTTCGTTACACATTATTGCAGTTTTTACACATTAACGACTCCCCATTTGAAGAGCAAAATGTTGACATTCAACTCATTTGGGATTATCTGTACCTGTCTGTGTCCTGATGCAAGGGGAATTTATTTTGATATTCCATTAAATTATTGTATTTTTGCAAACGTATGAAAACAAAACTGTCATTCCTGTTCGTAACACTACTCGCCCTTTGCGCATGTTCAGAGCAACGTGTGAAGACGAATGCCGTGTATTATTGGAGCACGACGTTCAGGAATGACAGCGTGCAAGAAGCGTTCTTACACGAGCACAAGATTAAAAAGATGTATCTGCGCTTCTTCGATGTGGTTGTAAACGAACGAGGTGAGGTAATGCCCAATGCGACAGTCCGCTTTGCATCGCCCGCCCCCATCGGAGTGGAAATTATTCCTGTCGTCTATATTGTGAACGACTGCCTATACCAGCCTATTGACAAGCTGGACTCGCTGATTTTGCAACGTGTTACCCAGATGTGTGAAACAAACGACATCAGCCCGCTCCGCGAGTTACAGATTGATTGCGACTGGACTGCCCGCTCACGCGAACGCTATATGAATCTGCTCACTAAACTGAGGAAGCGGGCAAAAAAACAGGGCATAGCCCTTTCGGCAACAATCCGCCTCCACCAGTTAGGAGAAGCGCCACCGCCTGTTGACCGAGGCATCCTGATGATGTATAACACGGGCGATGTGACCCGCCTCGACTGTGAGCACCCTATTCTTGACCTCAAGGATGCCGCCCCGTATCTGCGAAAGCTGTCTGCTTATCGCTTGCCATTAGCTGCCGCTTACCCGGTGTATGCGTGGCGGGTGTTGTTCAGAGGAGGGAAGTATGTGGGCATCATGCACAGCGATGATGAGTTGCCCACGACAGAAGGTGACAGCATCGTCGTCAGGGAGCCGACCCTTGAAATGGTCATGAAGACCAAAGAGGCTATTGGAAAGGAAAAGTCAGAAATCAACGATGAAATCGTGCTTTTTGACATCAGTAACGAGAATATTGAACGAATAAAAAGATACCATTATGAAAAGATTTTTAATCCTTAGCCTAAGTGCTGTCTTTTTCTTTGCCGACACCTGGGCTTGCTTTTCTGAACGCTCCACATATAATTATTATATGTTCAGCGTGTTCCGTCGCGAAGCGATGAACGACCGGTTCACCAACCAACTGGATGCCTATTGGCAGCAATACAGCAATGGCGAAGTCACCAACTATCAGTGGAACGGTGACCGCATCATGCAGATTGCAAACGACAATGGCGACAAAGAGATGGTTGCCTATCTCACCCAACTGAATGAGTATCTGGAGATTAGCGACCAACTGAAAGAAACATGGTCGTATCCCACCAAAGCTGAGTTGGCGCAACGCAAGACCAACCTCCAGAAGATGATTCAACAATCCAAGAGCTATAAGGGCACCCGGCTGGCTGACCAGTGGCTGCTGCTACGGATGCGCGCCAACATGGTTCTCGGGCAGAATCAGGAAAACATCAGCCTCTGGAACAGCAAAGGCTCTAAACTACGCAAGAGCGTTTACCGCGACATGATGCAGAACATCTATGCCGGCGCTTTGCTGCGGACGGGAAAACGCAAACAGGCATGCGACATCTATGCCGAGCAGGGAGACATGGTCAGCATCAAGTGGGCGATGCGCAAACACCGAAATTTGGCAGGCATCAAGAATGTGTATGACGAAGATCCCAATTCGCCCATACTGAACTTCCTGATTCAAGACTTCGTCAACAATGCACAAGAGACCATGGACAGCGATGAGGACTGGCTCTCAACCATCGATGCCCGACCCATAAAACGTGCAGAAATTGCCGATTTCATCGAGTTTTCGAACCAAGTCGTACGCAGTGGCAAGACACAGTCGCCCGCCCTTTGGAAAGCTGCAGTCGGCGAACTGCAATACCTCAGCGGACAGCAGGAAGCAGCGATGAAGAGCCTGGAAGAGGCAATGAAGATGAACGGCACACAGCGCATGAAGGACAACGCCCGCGCCATTCGTGCCATAGCGTCTGTGAGAGGCAGCAAAACGGATGCAAACTATGAGCGCTTTATCGTCAATGAAATGAAATGGCTGATTGCGAAAATCAAGGAAGAGGGCATTCAAGACAGCTATTCGGGCAATCACTATACCGACATGCTGGAACGCTTGGTGTACAACAATCTTGTCCCGAAATACTACAAGGAGAATAAAGTGGAGGTAGCTACGGCACTGACTGCCGTCATGGACAACCGCGAAAAGCTGTATGGACTGCCCGAAACGCCTGAGGAGCGCAGCAGCTGGAACCCCAACTACTCATGGAGTGAGTACTACTGCAACCTGGACACGTTGCGGGCAGAGGAACTGGTCAGATATTTCGAGTGGACCGGCAAGAGTGCGAAGGGCGAAATGGAGAAATTCCTCAAGAGACAGATTGTCACCAACAAGGACTTTTTCAACGATTTCATCGGCACTCGTTACATGGCTGAGGGCAATTTCAAACAGGCGATGACCTATTTGAAAAAGGTTCCGTTCAGTTTTATGGAGGCACAAAACATCAGTTATTATCTCGCACATCGGAGATACACCACGCCCCGATGGTTCGTCAAACAGGCTGAAAGCGAGAAGGGGCAGACGGAAGGTCCGTTCTTGGCGACACTCACTTCCAATCAGAAACTCCTGTTCTGTCAGGATATCATAAAGAAGGAAGAACAGTTCAAACGGGCAAAGGGTGAGAAGCGCGAACAACTTGCCTACGAACTTGCCACGGGCTATTACCAGGCATCTTATCTGGGTGAATGCTGGTACCTCACGCATTATGGGCAGAGCGTCAACGACACGGTGCGCGCAGGAGAGATGGATTTCGTGAGCAAAGCCATCGACTATCTGAAAGTCAGCAAGCAGAGCCGAAATGTGCAAATGCGGGCAAACAGCCTCTACGCCTTGTCGTTTATCCCATTAGACCCGTGGATCAAAGAAGAATATGACTACGCGACCCACACCTGGTTCAATATTCCTCTCCGCACATCCAGACAGTATCTTGCGCTGGATGAGCTCAGCAGATTCGCGGCTCAACACGCCAAGCAGATGGATGGACATATCACGAAATGCGACGTACTGAAACGATTCAGGAAATATAACTGACAAAAACCACTAATTTTTTCACTTAAGACTATTGAAATATGAAGAAGATTGCAATTTCATTGTTCGTGCTGATGATGGGATTCCCCATATTGTCAAAAGCGTGTACGAACATCATGGTTGGTAAGGATGCGAGCAGCGACGGCTCCGTCTATTGTACTTACTGCTGCGACTCATACGGGCTGTTCTACGGACTTGCCCACTATCCTGCAGCAAAATACGCACCAGGCACACAACGGCAACTCATCAGTTGTTACTCGCGCAAGCCGAAAGGTGTCATTCCCGAGGCTGCAGAAACCTACAATGTGGTAGGCAACATCAACGAATGGCAGGTCAGCATCGCCGAGAGTACGTTCAACGTAGATAAAAGTTTGGTCGATTCCACTGGCATGATGGACCACACGCTGATGATGCTGCTTGCACTACAGCGCGCAAAGACCGCCCGCGAAGCCATCAAAGTGATGACCGACCTCGTGGAGAAATACGGCTACAGCAGTCAGGGAGAATCGTTCTCCGTCTGCGACCCCAACGAAGCATGGCTGTTGGAAGTGGTTAGTCAAGGTCCTGGTTCAGGCAAGGCGGTATGGGTGGCTGTCCGTATTCCCGACAATGCCATTTGCGCACATGCCAACGAAAGCCGCATCACACGTTTCAATATGAAAGACAAGAAGAATGTGATGTACCACAAGGATGTCATCAAGTATGCCCGTGAGTCTGGTCGTTTCAGTGGCAAGGACAGCGAGTTCAGCTTCCGCGATGCGTACAATAAACCTGGATTCAGCGGCAGACGTATGTGTGATGCCCGTGTATGGAGTTTTTACAACCGCCATTGCAAGGGAATGGAGAAATACCTTCCTTATATTTTAGGCGAGGAAGACACATGGGAAGACATGCCGATATGGGTTGTGCCCGACAAGAAGCTGACTTTGCAGGACGTTCAAGCAGCCATGCGCGACCACTATGAGGGTACGCAGCTGGAGCACGGCGACGACATTACGCGCGGTCTGACCAACTCCCCCTACCCGCAGGGCATCGGATTCACGTACAAAGGAAAGAAATATTTCAACGAGCGCTATATCGCCTCTCCGCAGTCAGCCTTCTCATGGGTGACCCAGATGCGCTCATGGCTGCCCCGCGAGATTGGCGGCATCATCTGGTTCGGAAACGACGAAGCCAACATGGTGGCACAGACGCCATTCTATTGCTGCGCTACACGCACGGCGCCCTGCTACGACATCAACGGTGCCGACGACGTGACGTTCTCCATGGACAACGCCTTCTGGGTGTCCAACTGGGTTGCCAACATGGTCTATGCCCGCTACGGCATCATGTTCAAAGACCTGAAACAGGTGCGCGACTCCTTAGACAACAGCTATCAGGTAGCACTCCCTGCGGTGGAGGCAAAGGCACAGGCACTGCTGAAGACCAATCGCAACGAAGCCATCGAATACCTGACTTCCTATTCTGTGGACAAGGCACAGGAGATGCTCGCGCGCTGGCAGAAACTGGCGTTCTTCCTCATTGTGAAATACAACGACATGGCAGAGAAGCCTGAGAAAGACGGCGTGTTCCTGCGCAACCAATACGGACGCGGCGAGAAAGTGAAGCGACTGGAATATCCGGAGTATGTGAAGCGTGCCATCGCCGAGCAGACAGGCGAACGCTACATGAATCCGAGCAGTAAGAAAAAGAAGTAATACACATTATTATATATAAAGCGGGCGGCAGATGAGTGAATCTGCCGCCCGCTTTTTCATTCCCGACCGTAGTTATTTGTCGTCTTCGGTATGATGGTTTTCCTTCGCATAATAATAGTTGTCATTGTTATACACCTTGCGCAGGTAGAATCTTGCGAGGTCATACCCTGTGTCATAATCAACGAAATAGCCCTCTATCACTTCACCGAGGCGGTCTGTCCCCGGGAGCCAATTACAGTCCATCACAATGTATCGATGCGAATCGGAGTAGTGGAGAATAATGGTTCTATCTTGTACCCACCACTCGAAATATGTACGAGTAGTATGTCCATACGACCAACCTTTGGATGTTTCATAACCATATCCAGAGGTGGCATAATAGCCGTCTTGGAAAAACTCAATTGTGGTGCTATAATCCTGACTATCTGTAGTGATGTTTCCTTGCCACACCCCATCCAGATAATAAGCCAAGCGTTCGTCGTCGTTCTGACAACTCATCAGGGAAAAGGACAGTACTGCCATGAGTACGAGGGTCCAGGTTGTAGTAAATCGTTTCATAATTTATCGTGTTATTGATTATTTCTGATGCAAAAATAATGCTTTTATAAGAATCTCCAAAAAGTAAATTCCATATTTTTCAGTAGGAATTCCCCTATTGATGACGGGAGAGACGGCGAAATGGCTGACCATACCGACAAAAAGGCACTGCAAAAAACCAGATTTTCATCAGTCTAATGGGCGTGACAAAAACACATTTTTCCGGGAAGAGCGGGAATGTATATATATACAGAATCACCGTATATCTATACAAAAAAAGCAAGGGGTCAACTCTTGTTTTCCAAAAGTGCCACTTTTAGGATGCAAAAGGGGAACTTTTAGCCTCTAAAAGTGCCACTTTTAGAAGCCAAAAGTGGCACTTTTGAAAACCCATACTTAACCACTTGATTTCCAAAACATTACAAAACACCACCCTTTTTCTCATCGAATGCATATTTATGCAATCGGAAATGGAAGGAAATGTCAGCGTCCGCCATGAAAAGAATGGTCAAAAAAGTTGCGAAGGAATACCCCATTTTGGTAAAGAACACGAAAAAAAGCGACAACACGCTTGGCAAAACAAACGAATATTTGTAACTTTGTCCAAACAAGATGAACGCAACAAGAGCCATTAAGACCGTCCTGCTGTTTGCCTTTCTGGCAAATATGCCTGCCCTTGCCCAGGAGCCGGCAACGGTCATTGACCGCATTGTGCAGCAAATCAGGCTTTTCCCGCAGGAGAAAACCTATATGCACACAGACGCTTCCGACTATGCACCGGGCGACAGGATATGGGTAAAGGTCTATATCGTGAACGCCCTGACACACGAGCCGACGGAGGAAAGCCACTACGTGTATGTGGAACTGACGGACGATGAGGGACTGACCGTCAACCGCGTGAAACTGATGAACCGCGAGGGCATATATGCCGGATTTGTTGATATACCCACTACGGCTGTCAGCGGGAAATACCACCTCCGCGCCTACACGGAGATGATGACCGAGCTGAAAGGCTATGAAGACATGAAAAGCATCTACGTCACAGGGAAGACGAAGGCTGACAAGAAAGGAAAAGCGGGCGGCTCGCCATCTGCAAACAAGCACATCCCACAGAAGATTCACTACGAGCGACAGGGTGAGAACATCAAAATCCGCATCGACCGGAGCCTCCACCACAAGGAGTTCTACCTGCTGGCTCACTGCCGCGGATACCCTTTCCTCACCCGAAAGATGAACAGCTCACAGACAATCGTGCTGCACCGCGACTCACTTCCCGCCGGAGTGGTTTCGCTCCTGTTGTTCGACACGAAATGGAACCTCCTCGCCCAGCGCCAGCTGTTTAGCAAAAACGATGCGGAGCGCTGTCAACTCACACTCTCAACAGACAAAGACAACTACCGAACGACGGAGCAAGTCAGACTGAAACTGGAAGCCCCCCAACTGAGGGAGGGCGAACGGGCAGATCTCTCCATCTCCGTCACCGGTCCCATCACGACCAAAGGGCATCGCCCTTCGTCGATTCTCGCGCATCTGCTGCTCGCCAGCGACGTGAAAAACGGCATCGGACGCCCGGAATGGCACTACGACCATCCCGAAACGACTGACACGCTCATCGCCAATCAGGCGTGGGAACGATATGACATCGGAGAAGTGGCGAAAGGAAAACTCAGACAACCGACGCTCACTCCCGAAAGTTCACAGACACTCTCAGGCAAGGTGCGCACGCTAATCTTCAAGAAGCCCGTCAAGAAAGCTGTCGTCACACTCATCTCCCCGCAGACCGGCAGATTCGCTATCACCAATACCGACGAGCACGGATTGTTTACCTTCACCGGCATCGACTCACCCGAAAACACGACTTTCGTCCTGAAAGCCGAGACGGAGAAAGGCAACGAGCGCATCGAACTGCAAGTAAAAGACCAAGTGTTCCCCGAATTCCCGGCAACAGCCCACAAGGACGACGAACCATACAAAGCCCACGAACACGAAGACATTTCGCTCGACTCGCTGATGATGCTCTACAACGACGGCATCTTCCTCGAGAGCGTAGAGGTAAAGGGCATCCTCCGCAATTCCGCCAGCGAAGGAGATGCCTATGCACGGGCGTCCGACTTCTCGTTCGGACTGCACCAGATAGAGGAGTTTGGCGTCACCTGCCTGCACGAACTACTCCGACGGATTCCCGGCATATTCCAACACGACGGACAGTTCTACCTCCGTGCCAGCACCAGCATCTACGGCGACAACCCCATCGTTTTCGCCATCGACGGAGTGCTCATGGATGCAGACTACGACTTGGACAACATACAGATGCAGGACGTGGCACGCGTGGATGTCTTCAAGACCGGTTCCACGGTCCTGTGGGGCGCACGCGGCGGTAGCGGTGTCGTGTCCATCACCACCAAAAACGGAGTATATGCGACCGAACAAGTGGAGAAGGTCAATCAGAAGAAGGTGACCCCATTAGGCTTCCAGCGAGACATGCCTTTCCACCACCCGTCAGGCATGAGAAAGACCCT from the Prevotella sp. Rep29 genome contains:
- a CDS encoding C69 family dipeptidase, with amino-acid sequence MKKIAISLFVLMMGFPILSKACTNIMVGKDASSDGSVYCTYCCDSYGLFYGLAHYPAAKYAPGTQRQLISCYSRKPKGVIPEAAETYNVVGNINEWQVSIAESTFNVDKSLVDSTGMMDHTLMMLLALQRAKTAREAIKVMTDLVEKYGYSSQGESFSVCDPNEAWLLEVVSQGPGSGKAVWVAVRIPDNAICAHANESRITRFNMKDKKNVMYHKDVIKYARESGRFSGKDSEFSFRDAYNKPGFSGRRMCDARVWSFYNRHCKGMEKYLPYILGEEDTWEDMPIWVVPDKKLTLQDVQAAMRDHYEGTQLEHGDDITRGLTNSPYPQGIGFTYKGKKYFNERYIASPQSAFSWVTQMRSWLPREIGGIIWFGNDEANMVAQTPFYCCATRTAPCYDINGADDVTFSMDNAFWVSNWVANMVYARYGIMFKDLKQVRDSLDNSYQVALPAVEAKAQALLKTNRNEAIEYLTSYSVDKAQEMLARWQKLAFFLIVKYNDMAEKPEKDGVFLRNQYGRGEKVKRLEYPEYVKRAIAEQTGERYMNPSSKKKK
- a CDS encoding TonB-dependent receptor, whose protein sequence is MNATRAIKTVLLFAFLANMPALAQEPATVIDRIVQQIRLFPQEKTYMHTDASDYAPGDRIWVKVYIVNALTHEPTEESHYVYVELTDDEGLTVNRVKLMNREGIYAGFVDIPTTAVSGKYHLRAYTEMMTELKGYEDMKSIYVTGKTKADKKGKAGGSPSANKHIPQKIHYERQGENIKIRIDRSLHHKEFYLLAHCRGYPFLTRKMNSSQTIVLHRDSLPAGVVSLLLFDTKWNLLAQRQLFSKNDAERCQLTLSTDKDNYRTTEQVRLKLEAPQLREGERADLSISVTGPITTKGHRPSSILAHLLLASDVKNGIGRPEWHYDHPETTDTLIANQAWERYDIGEVAKGKLRQPTLTPESSQTLSGKVRTLIFKKPVKKAVVTLISPQTGRFAITNTDEHGLFTFTGIDSPENTTFVLKAETEKGNERIELQVKDQVFPEFPATAHKDDEPYKAHEHEDISLDSLMMLYNDGIFLESVEVKGILRNSASEGDAYARASDFSFGLHQIEEFGVTCLHELLRRIPGIFQHDGQFYLRASTSIYGDNPIVFAIDGVLMDADYDLDNIQMQDVARVDVFKTGSTVLWGARGGSGVVSITTKNGVYATEQVEKVNQKKVTPLGFQRDMPFHHPSGMRKTLYWNPNITSDTLEFVASEIPGECRIIVEGVTSEGRLIHEEHLVKVGNTLPE